In the genome of Synechococcales cyanobacterium T60_A2020_003, the window ATCCCACAATCCCCCTGTCCAGCGTTGCAAAGTCCAAAATCCGCCTAGGGGAAAAGCCACAATTAGACTGAGTGAACCGATCGCAAATGCGCCTGTTGTGGCGGGCATACGCGACCATAGCCCCCCAAACTCCGTTACGTTTTGTCCCTGGGTGGTCAAAATTACAGAGCCAATACTCATGAATAGCAGCGCTTTTGCCAGTCCATGGGTAAACAAGAGCAAAAATGCTATATCCACATGCCCTAACCCAACTGCAATAAAGACAAGTCCCAAATAGGCACTAGTCGAGTGGGATAACGTACGCTTGATGTCAATTTGGGCGATCGCCATCAACGAGGCACCAATAGCTGTAATGCTCCCAATAGCGATGAGCACGTTGGCAGCAATGGGTGACAAGGTGAATACAGGCTGAAGCTTGATCAGGACGTAGGCTCCGCTTGCCACAACGACCGAATTTCGAAGAATACTAGCTGGATTTGGCCCCTCCATCGCCTCATCCAACCATAGGTTTAAGGGAAACTGGGCACATTTTCCTGTCGGCCCTGCAATCAGTGCCAAACCAATAAGAGCAGCTGCCGTAGGGGTTAGCGGGTTCGTCTCTGCCCAACTGGCTAAGTCAGAAAAGGTTAATCCTGCGCCATAACTTGAGAGCGCCACAATACCCATCAAGAGAATGATGTCCCCAACCCGCTTGGTTAGAAAAGCATCCCTCGCAGCCGTTACCACCAGCGGCTGGGCATACCAGAACCCCACCAGTAGATACGTGGAAAGCGTGAGCATCTCCAAAAATGCATAGCTAAAAAATAACGAATCACTAACAGCTATGCCCGTCATGGCGGCCTCAAAAAAGCCCATCAGACCATAGAATCGAGCCAAAGACCAATCTTTCTCTAGATATCCCAGAGCATAAATTTGAGCCAGCAAGCTAATACCACTAATGAGCTCCATAGCTCCTAGGCTCACGGGGGATAGTTCAACTGCTAGGGCAATATCGAGATCCGCAGCATGAAACCATTGAAAAGCAAGCTGCTGAGGATCATACTCCCACGCTTGGACAAACGCGATAGAGCCATGAATAAATGCTATCAACGTCATCAAAATATTGATGTATACCGCAGGCCGTGGCCCAGTACGCTTCACGTACCCGATAGACCAAGGCAGGGTCAAAATCGCCCCAATCAGACCATATACAGGTATAAACCAAGCAGTTTGCAGCAAAAACAGTGCCATTGCGATTGGCCCTCAGACGAAAAATGCAACGAATAAAATTAGATTTCGTGGTATCGATTATCAGACTTCAGAAATCGTTTGAAAACCTCTGCGTTATGAAACACATCCTAAATATCTGTATGATCACCAAGCTAAACAACGTTCACTGCAGAACGGAAGATGAGTTGGCTTAGAGTCCAGCGAAATCCCTCAAGCTTCAGAAGCGTAACCAAAAGCCTAAGGCGTTCTTGAAACTTCAGAAATATTAAGGACGCTTAACCCTACGAGGAAGGCATTAAACCTATATCTCTGCGTTTCATAGAGTTTAACAGTAATACTTGCCGTTACTCTTACAAATACGTAGATTCACTCCTTGTATGTCAATTTTCTTAAAGTCTGGTGTCGCAACATTGAGTGCAAAGAGAAAACGAGAGAAGCACGGCACTAGGCTGATACCATAAGTAGTGGTGTGGCAATACCAAGATGCAGCCTCGGTGTTATGTCTCAGACTTAGTCTCAATATCTAACATGGAATCAAGGAAATCCAACGCTTCAGTTTTTTGAATGCTACCAGTGATTATCCAGATAATCATCTCCTCTACCCTAGTCGATACGTCTGTTTCAAGGTTTGGGATTAATGCTTAGCTTAGAGGAATATATAGAACCTCGCCAACGCCATCTGCCCAGCTACGAAATTTTTCTCATCTGTTCAAGTCGCCTATTCAAAAAATAGTATAAGTAAGAATTATTTTTCCAATAAAAAAGAATCATTTTGATTTATATTGTCAAAGGTCAGATCCCCCCTGTATTCTTAAAAATGGGAAATTTAAGGTGCTTTTCTGAGAATTAATATCGGTCTTCCCGTCGATTTTCAGGCAAGTTTATTCAACAGTGTTTGTTTTTCTGCAGGAGATATAGGTATGCCAATTGCGGTAGGAATGATTGAGACGCGTGGTTTTCCAGCGGTTGTGGAAGCAGCGGACGCCATGGTAAAAGCAGCACGCGTAACTTTGGTGGGATATGAGAAGATTGGGAGCGGGCGAGTGACCGTTATCGTTCGGGGCGATGTCTCTGAAGTTCAGGCTTCTGTGGCAGCGGGTATTGAATCCGCTAAGCGCGTGAATGGTGGGGAAGTTCTTTCGACCCATATTATTGCTCGTCCTCACGAGAACCTAGAGTACGTTCTGCCCATTCGTTATACCGAAGCGGTTGAGCAGTTCCGCTCATAGAGTGTGGCTTAAGTGTCTAGTGAGTGTATCGCCAACTTAAATCTGGGAATATTGGGATAAGTGGGCGATTGGTTGGTAACGAAGTGTCTACTGTATAGACGATTTATAACTGGAAGGGAGAAAACGAATGGCAATTGCAGTTGGAATGGTTGAGACGCTGGGCTTTCCGGCGGTTGTGGAAGCAGCGGACGCTATGGTAAAAGCGGCGCGTGTAACCTTAGTAGGATACGAGAAGATTGGCAGCGGGCGAGTGACCGTTATCGTTCGGGGCGATGTCTCTGAAGTCCAAGCTTCTGTAGCTGCTGGCATTGAGAATGTGAAGCGTGTTAATGGTGGTCAAGTTCTCTCCACTCACATCATCGCGCGCCCTCACGAAAACTTGGAATACGTTCTGCCTATTCGTTACACTGAGGCGGTCGAAGCATTCCGTGAGAGCG includes:
- a CDS encoding NAD(P)H-quinone oxidoreductase subunit F encodes the protein MALFLLQTAWFIPVYGLIGAILTLPWSIGYVKRTGPRPAVYINILMTLIAFIHGSIAFVQAWEYDPQQLAFQWFHAADLDIALAVELSPVSLGAMELISGISLLAQIYALGYLEKDWSLARFYGLMGFFEAAMTGIAVSDSLFFSYAFLEMLTLSTYLLVGFWYAQPLVVTAARDAFLTKRVGDIILLMGIVALSSYGAGLTFSDLASWAETNPLTPTAAALIGLALIAGPTGKCAQFPLNLWLDEAMEGPNPASILRNSVVVASGAYVLIKLQPVFTLSPIAANVLIAIGSITAIGASLMAIAQIDIKRTLSHSTSAYLGLVFIAVGLGHVDIAFLLLFTHGLAKALLFMSIGSVILTTQGQNVTEFGGLWSRMPATTGAFAIGSLSLIVAFPLGGFWTLQRWTGGLWDVPGWLLAVLVFVNALSAFNLTRVFRLTFLGEPQPKTRRAPEVPWPMAVPMVVLMVLNLLDFTVPQHWSLWLSLTSPLDTGTHMVNQIALPLLVFAGFLGCFIAFRVELQRLSARPVNASIRFIQDFLAYDFYIQKLYDLTVVWFVTAISNLASWFDRYIIDGMVNLVGLAAIFSGQGLRYNVSGQFQFYVLTILLGVGLLLTVTMFLPSL
- a CDS encoding carbon dioxide-concentrating mechanism protein CcmK produces the protein MPIAVGMIETRGFPAVVEAADAMVKAARVTLVGYEKIGSGRVTVIVRGDVSEVQASVAAGIESAKRVNGGEVLSTHIIARPHENLEYVLPIRYTEAVEQFRS
- a CDS encoding carbon dioxide-concentrating mechanism protein CcmK, producing MAIAVGMVETLGFPAVVEAADAMVKAARVTLVGYEKIGSGRVTVIVRGDVSEVQASVAAGIENVKRVNGGQVLSTHIIARPHENLEYVLPIRYTEAVEAFRESVSGIRPLNRP